Proteins encoded together in one Mycobacterium simiae window:
- a CDS encoding SDR family NAD(P)-dependent oxidoreductase, with amino-acid sequence MAKWTAADIPDQSGRVAVITGANTGLGYETALALAERGAHVVLAVRNLDKGKDAVSRITRQSPGADVALQELDLASLASVRSAAEALRTAHDRIDLLINNAGVMWTPKGITKDGFELQFGTNHLGHFALTGLLLDRLLPVAGSRVVTVSSVGHRIQADIHFDDLQWERSYSRVGAYGQAKLANLMFTYELQRRLAPHGTTIAAAAHPGGSRSELTRNLSTPLKLVATVLEPLFQSAAMGALPTLRAATDPGVLGAQYYGPGGFAEQRGYPKVVASSDKSHDVDAQRRLWTVSEELTGVTYPFD; translated from the coding sequence ATGGCCAAATGGACCGCAGCAGACATCCCCGACCAGTCGGGCCGAGTCGCCGTCATCACCGGTGCCAACACCGGCCTGGGTTATGAGACCGCTTTGGCGCTGGCCGAGCGGGGCGCGCACGTGGTGCTCGCCGTCCGCAACCTGGACAAAGGCAAAGACGCCGTCTCCCGGATCACCCGCCAGAGTCCCGGCGCCGATGTTGCTCTGCAAGAGCTCGACCTGGCGTCGCTCGCGTCGGTCCGGTCGGCCGCCGAGGCGCTGCGCACCGCGCATGACCGCATCGATCTGTTGATCAACAACGCGGGCGTGATGTGGACGCCGAAAGGGATCACTAAGGACGGCTTCGAGCTGCAGTTCGGCACCAACCACCTCGGTCATTTCGCCCTCACCGGCCTGCTGCTGGACCGGTTGCTGCCGGTCGCGGGGTCGCGTGTCGTGACCGTCAGCAGCGTCGGCCACCGCATTCAGGCCGACATCCACTTCGACGACCTGCAGTGGGAACGCAGTTACAGCCGCGTCGGCGCGTACGGGCAGGCCAAGCTGGCCAACCTGATGTTCACCTACGAATTGCAACGACGGCTGGCGCCGCACGGGACGACGATCGCGGCGGCGGCCCACCCCGGCGGATCGCGCAGCGAGTTGACCCGCAACCTGTCCACACCGCTGAAGCTGGTGGCGACGGTACTCGAGCCCTTGTTCCAAAGCGCGGCCATGGGCGCGTTGCCCACGCTGCGGGCCGCGACCGACCCCGGCGTCCTGGGCGCGCAGTATTACGGCCCCGGCGGCTTCGCCGAGCAGCGGGGTTATCCCAAAGTCGTTGCGTCCAGCGACAAGTCACACGACGTTGACGCGCAGCGCCGGTTGTGGACAGTCTCCGAGGAGCTCACCGGGGTGACGTACCCGTTCGACTAG
- a CDS encoding M24 family metallopeptidase, translating into MEAPGEVREQARVQRLVDAQNKAAKLFDEIDQRAMIRPGVGEKQLSDEIHDLAAAMFGVTRHWHRRIVRAGENTLQPFKEHPPDRVIAADDIVFLDLGPIFEEWEADFGRTFVLGNDPAKHAVREALPRVWQAGRDYFGEQPSVTGAQLYDHVVGVARAAGFEWGSPIAGHLVGEFPHKKIVGDGVQWYITPGSNKPLRRDDAAGRPCHWILEIHLVDRPRGFGGFYEQLLDLA; encoded by the coding sequence GTGGAGGCCCCCGGCGAGGTGCGTGAACAGGCGCGCGTGCAGCGGCTCGTCGACGCCCAGAACAAGGCCGCCAAGCTGTTCGACGAGATCGACCAGCGCGCCATGATCCGCCCCGGCGTCGGAGAGAAGCAACTATCCGACGAAATCCACGACCTGGCCGCGGCGATGTTCGGCGTCACCCGACACTGGCACCGGCGCATCGTGCGCGCCGGCGAGAACACGCTGCAGCCGTTCAAAGAACATCCGCCGGACCGGGTGATCGCCGCCGACGACATCGTCTTCCTCGATCTCGGACCGATCTTCGAGGAGTGGGAGGCTGACTTCGGTCGCACGTTCGTGCTGGGCAATGATCCCGCCAAACACGCAGTGCGGGAAGCACTTCCGCGGGTATGGCAAGCCGGGCGCGATTATTTCGGCGAGCAACCGAGCGTAACTGGTGCGCAGTTGTACGACCACGTGGTCGGCGTGGCCCGCGCCGCGGGTTTCGAGTGGGGCAGCCCCATCGCCGGCCACCTGGTCGGCGAGTTCCCGCACAAGAAGATCGTCGGCGACGGCGTCCAGTGGTACATCACGCCCGGCTCGAACAAGCCGCTGCGGCGCGACGACGCCGCCGGGCGGCCGTGCCACTGGATCCTGGAGATCCATCTGGTCGACCGCCCGCGCGGTTTTGGCGGGTTCTACGAACAGCTGCTCGACCTCGCCTAG
- a CDS encoding alpha/beta hydrolase: protein MAELGLGSRPTIVLVHGAWHGSWVWEIVVPRLTGRGWRIRTVELPTTGERPGRFGLAEDAEAVGRCILDVRGPVVVVAHSYAGVVVSQGAANLPSVRHLVYVCAFQLDVGESLLEAVGGQPPPWWVIDGDVITLDDPGLQFFNDLAPEDAARAIARLRPFSLKPVTQTLTAAAWHTVPSTYVMCDNDVAFATGQEIFAARAAHVRRLPSGHSPFFSVPHELSDLIEEAATGASAS from the coding sequence ATGGCCGAATTGGGGCTTGGGTCGCGACCCACCATTGTGCTTGTGCACGGAGCCTGGCATGGAAGCTGGGTGTGGGAAATCGTGGTCCCCCGTTTGACGGGGCGGGGCTGGCGAATCCGAACCGTCGAGCTGCCCACCACCGGGGAACGCCCGGGCCGCTTCGGCCTCGCCGAGGATGCCGAAGCCGTCGGCCGATGCATCCTCGACGTGCGTGGTCCGGTCGTCGTGGTGGCCCATTCCTACGCGGGCGTAGTCGTCTCCCAAGGCGCGGCCAATCTGCCCAGCGTGCGGCACCTGGTGTACGTGTGCGCATTCCAGCTCGACGTTGGGGAGTCGCTGCTCGAGGCGGTCGGCGGACAACCACCGCCGTGGTGGGTGATCGACGGCGATGTCATCACGCTCGATGATCCGGGGCTGCAGTTCTTCAACGATCTGGCTCCCGAGGATGCCGCGCGGGCGATCGCCCGACTTCGGCCGTTCAGTTTGAAGCCCGTCACGCAAACCTTGACCGCCGCCGCGTGGCATACCGTCCCCTCGACATACGTCATGTGCGACAACGATGTCGCGTTCGCGACGGGGCAGGAAATCTTTGCTGCCCGAGCCGCCCACGTCCGGCGGTTGCCGTCCGGACATTCCCCGTTTTTCTCCGTGCCACACGAGTTGAGTGACCTCATCGAGGAGGCGGCCACCGGTGCATCAGCATCTTGA